In Chitinophaga nivalis, a single genomic region encodes these proteins:
- a CDS encoding TolC family protein, whose protein sequence is MNIWKPLCLLVFAASNTVAVMGQSDPLTLQEALQTGLKNYQSIKAKENYAKAATENISAVRREYLPDLNLAAQNSYGTINGQNGPTWAYKGWSTGASGPALPSQNWNAAFGGLYLANISWDVVTFGRQRAKVVAAQAQYNTNIADLEQEKFEQQIRIAGAYLNLLAAQRLRGSMESNLKRAEDLRRIILNRALNGLSAGVDSSIANAEVSKARLTLVDAVNYESVQSNKLAEMMDVLPQTFVLDTTFVTRIPQQLLETVSAKDTATLQQQPLLKLFNQRVLLSEANQHSLSKNAMPRLSFMSVLQTRGSGFESDYSAANTSSYSKGYWDGIHPQRTNYLVGLNLSWTVTDLWRTKAQVARQEYTTAGLKNEYTQTYNRLQHQLSLSEEQIENAVRKYREAPVGLKAASDAFLQKSTLYENGLSNIADLSQALYNINRAETDRDIAYNGVWQAILYKSATIGDLQLFLHQL, encoded by the coding sequence ATGAACATCTGGAAACCGCTTTGCCTGCTTGTATTTGCGGCAAGTAATACAGTGGCTGTAATGGGACAGTCTGACCCGCTTACCTTACAGGAAGCACTGCAAACAGGATTGAAAAATTATCAATCAATAAAGGCAAAAGAAAACTATGCCAAAGCAGCTACTGAAAATATCAGCGCTGTAAGAAGAGAATACCTGCCAGACCTGAACCTGGCTGCACAAAACAGCTATGGTACCATCAATGGCCAAAACGGACCTACCTGGGCTTACAAAGGCTGGTCTACCGGTGCATCCGGCCCGGCGCTGCCCTCGCAGAACTGGAACGCGGCATTTGGTGGCCTGTATCTCGCCAACATCAGCTGGGACGTGGTAACCTTTGGCCGCCAACGCGCCAAAGTAGTGGCTGCCCAGGCACAATACAATACCAACATCGCCGACCTGGAACAGGAAAAATTTGAACAACAGATCCGTATTGCCGGCGCTTATCTCAATCTGCTGGCGGCGCAGCGCTTACGGGGCTCTATGGAATCCAACCTGAAAAGGGCGGAAGACCTGCGGCGGATTATCCTGAACCGGGCGCTGAATGGCCTGAGTGCAGGAGTCGACAGCTCCATTGCCAACGCAGAAGTATCCAAAGCCCGGCTTACACTGGTAGATGCTGTCAACTACGAAAGTGTGCAGAGCAACAAGCTGGCAGAGATGATGGATGTGCTGCCACAGACATTTGTGCTCGATACGACCTTTGTTACCAGGATCCCGCAACAACTGCTGGAAACCGTATCGGCAAAAGACACCGCTACCCTGCAGCAACAACCCCTGCTGAAATTATTTAATCAACGGGTATTATTGAGTGAAGCCAACCAACATTCCCTCAGTAAAAATGCCATGCCCCGTCTCTCTTTTATGAGCGTGCTGCAAACCCGCGGATCAGGGTTTGAATCGGATTATAGTGCTGCCAATACCAGCAGCTACAGCAAAGGCTACTGGGACGGTATTCATCCGCAACGCACCAACTACCTGGTAGGACTTAATTTATCCTGGACGGTAACAGACCTGTGGCGTACCAAAGCGCAGGTAGCCCGGCAGGAGTATACAACAGCAGGTTTAAAAAATGAGTACACCCAAACCTACAACCGTTTACAGCACCAGCTCTCGTTATCGGAAGAGCAGATAGAAAACGCGGTCCGGAAATACCGCGAGGCACCGGTAGGCCTGAAAGCCGCCAGTGACGCTTTCCTGCAGAAAAGTACCCTGTATGAAAACGGACTTTCCAACATTGCTGACCTGTCGCAGGCACTGTATAACATCAACAGGGCCGAAACAGACCGGGATATTGCTTACAATGGCGTATGGCAGGCTATCCTGTATAAATCAGCTACCATTGGGGATTTGCAGCTCTTTTTGCATCAACTGTAA
- a CDS encoding helix-turn-helix domain-containing protein has translation MLTNRGVDIPYQQLPYKDHFSLFPLNAFKNELTNQPHRHDHFQVIWFTKAKGRHMVDFVWYEVEDNMLFLLRPGQVHQLDCEREGHFLCFTEQFYFTNKHDRETLYDFTNLFDNWQGYGPIGVREETTVAFHQLIALMNLEMSGAAFSSSIIKHYLNAFLLLAEREKKRNATENMMPLNYDGRVLQLRRLLEQHYKKEHQVAFYANAFALTPKRLNEITKENTSRTVTELLHDRIILEAKRNLAFSHKSVKEICYELGFEDPAYFSRFFKNNTGISPQDFRDMMFK, from the coding sequence ATGTTAACAAACAGGGGAGTAGACATACCTTATCAGCAATTACCGTATAAAGACCACTTCAGTCTTTTTCCACTCAACGCGTTTAAAAATGAACTGACCAATCAGCCGCACCGGCATGACCACTTTCAGGTGATCTGGTTTACCAAAGCCAAAGGCCGGCATATGGTGGATTTCGTCTGGTATGAAGTGGAAGATAATATGTTATTCCTGCTGCGCCCCGGCCAGGTACATCAGCTGGACTGTGAACGGGAAGGCCACTTTCTGTGTTTTACCGAACAATTCTATTTTACCAATAAACACGACCGGGAAACCCTGTACGATTTCACCAACCTGTTCGACAACTGGCAAGGATATGGCCCTATTGGAGTCCGGGAGGAAACTACGGTGGCTTTCCATCAGCTGATTGCACTCATGAACCTGGAAATGAGCGGCGCCGCTTTCAGCAGCAGTATCATCAAACACTATCTCAATGCATTTCTGTTGCTGGCAGAACGTGAAAAGAAACGTAATGCTACAGAAAACATGATGCCGCTGAACTACGATGGCAGAGTGTTACAACTGCGCCGCCTCCTGGAACAGCATTATAAAAAAGAACACCAGGTGGCCTTTTATGCCAATGCTTTTGCCCTTACGCCCAAGCGGCTGAATGAAATCACCAAGGAAAATACCTCCCGTACAGTTACGGAATTACTCCACGACCGCATTATTCTGGAAGCCAAACGGAACCTGGCATTTAGTCACAAAAGTGTCAAGGAGATCTGCTATGAGCTTGGATTTGAAGACCCTGCCTACTTTAGCCGCTTTTTTAAGAATAACACCGGTATCTCTCCACAGGATTTCCGGGACATGATGTTCAAATAG
- the ispG gene encoding (E)-4-hydroxy-3-methylbut-2-enyl-diphosphate synthase, translating to MQLYCNNLTTYKRLATLEVKVGDLLIGSNHPIRVQTMTTTDTMDTAGTVAQTIRCIEAGAELVRITAPSKKEAENLLLIKNELRKQGYTTPLVADIHFTPNAAEVAARIVEKVRVNPGNYVDKKKFETIDYTDVEYQEEIDRIRERFTPLVNICREYGTAMRIGTNHGSLSDRIMSRYGDTPMGMVESAMEFLRIAEDLHYRNIVLSMKASNPQVMVQAYRLLVQTMQQELGHCYPLHLGVTEAGDGEDGRIKSAIGIGTLLEDGVGDTIRVSLTEDPEFELPVCRDIIKRYTNRNDYTAIPPVEQLPYSPFSYKRRESIVVENTGDKQVPVVVADYSHAGHLQPDDLRAIGYTYDAPSDKWNIGDAAADYIYTGRQLPAFGLPGTLRPIVDADYWETLENRADSLPYYDTPGYLQACRQGTLARINFVWVNCNEAAITAWDELLTQLAQPDAAAHTILVATATGSNAMTAVRRFFIRLLDKNITVPVIIQSVSPQANADEHLIHHATETGALLLDGFGDGIWLVNNPAIPADQATLNNVAFGILQATRTRISKTEYISCPSCGRTLFDLQETTARIRAVTHHLKGVKIAIMGCIVNGPGEMADADFGYVGSGVGKITLYKGKEIVKRGLNSDVAVNELINLIRENGMWVEKN from the coding sequence ATGCAACTTTATTGCAACAATCTTACAACATACAAGCGGCTGGCCACACTGGAAGTAAAGGTAGGCGATTTACTGATTGGTAGTAACCATCCGATACGGGTGCAAACCATGACGACTACTGATACCATGGACACAGCAGGTACCGTGGCCCAAACCATCCGCTGTATTGAAGCAGGGGCAGAACTGGTCAGGATTACCGCCCCCAGTAAAAAGGAAGCTGAAAATCTGCTCCTCATCAAAAATGAATTACGCAAACAAGGATATACCACTCCCCTGGTAGCTGATATACATTTTACCCCCAATGCCGCTGAAGTAGCAGCCCGCATCGTGGAAAAAGTGAGGGTTAACCCGGGTAATTATGTGGATAAGAAGAAGTTTGAAACCATCGATTATACGGATGTAGAATACCAGGAAGAAATAGACCGCATCCGGGAACGATTTACGCCGTTGGTCAACATCTGCCGGGAGTATGGTACTGCTATGCGTATCGGCACCAACCATGGCTCCCTGAGCGATCGTATCATGAGTCGTTATGGCGACACCCCGATGGGCATGGTGGAAAGCGCCATGGAGTTTCTCCGCATTGCCGAAGACCTGCATTACCGCAATATTGTACTTAGTATGAAAGCCAGCAATCCGCAGGTGATGGTACAGGCTTACCGCCTGCTGGTGCAAACCATGCAACAGGAGCTGGGACATTGTTATCCGCTGCACCTCGGTGTTACAGAAGCCGGCGACGGAGAAGACGGCCGTATCAAATCGGCCATTGGTATTGGTACCCTCCTCGAAGATGGCGTGGGCGATACCATCCGTGTATCCCTGACGGAAGATCCCGAATTTGAGCTGCCGGTATGCCGCGATATTATCAAAAGATACACTAACCGTAACGACTATACGGCTATTCCACCGGTGGAACAGCTGCCCTACTCTCCTTTCTCCTATAAACGCAGAGAAAGTATCGTAGTGGAAAATACCGGCGACAAACAGGTACCCGTAGTAGTAGCAGACTATAGTCATGCCGGGCACCTGCAACCGGATGATCTCCGTGCGATTGGGTACACCTATGATGCACCCAGCGATAAATGGAATATCGGGGATGCCGCCGCAGATTATATCTATACCGGCCGGCAATTACCCGCCTTCGGGTTACCGGGTACCCTGCGTCCCATCGTGGATGCCGATTATTGGGAGACCCTGGAAAACCGGGCAGACAGCCTTCCCTATTACGACACACCTGGTTACCTGCAGGCCTGCCGGCAAGGTACCCTCGCCCGTATCAATTTTGTGTGGGTCAACTGTAATGAAGCAGCTATCACTGCCTGGGACGAGCTATTGACGCAACTGGCGCAACCCGATGCGGCAGCCCACACCATACTCGTGGCCACTGCTACCGGTAGTAATGCGATGACGGCTGTCAGACGTTTCTTTATCCGGTTACTGGATAAAAACATCACGGTGCCGGTGATCATTCAGTCTGTGAGTCCGCAGGCGAATGCCGACGAACACCTGATTCACCACGCTACAGAAACCGGCGCATTGCTCCTCGATGGCTTCGGAGATGGTATCTGGCTGGTCAACAACCCCGCCATACCAGCCGATCAGGCCACGCTGAACAACGTCGCTTTTGGTATCCTGCAGGCCACCCGTACCCGTATCTCAAAAACAGAATATATTTCCTGTCCTTCCTGCGGACGTACCCTGTTTGATTTACAGGAAACCACGGCCCGCATCCGGGCGGTCACCCACCACCTGAAAGGCGTGAAGATCGCCATCATGGGCTGTATTGTGAATGGCCCCGGAGAGATGGCCGATGCCGATTTTGGCTATGTCGGCAGCGGCGTGGGCAAAATTACCCTGTACAAAGGAAAAGAGATCGTAAAACGTGGCCTCAACAGTGATGTAGCCGTAAATGAACTCATTAACCTGATCCGGGAAAACGGCATGTGGGTAGAAAAGAATTAA
- a CDS encoding c-type cytochrome produces the protein MWQPPDSTTIPAGTAGDMIRYGHTLISETARYLGPKGSVLQLSNGMNCQNCHLEAGTKPFGNNYSRVASVYPLFRARSNSRETIYKRISDCFERSLNGTAPDSSSREMIAIKAYIEWLGSEVTKDTPPTGAGIKKVPLLARAADPKKGRLVYQQQCSSCHGAGGEGQLQPDKVAYLYPPLWGPASYNDGAGIYRLFNLAGYVKYNMPFGVDYNSARLSDEEAWDVAAYINSMPRPHKDQGGDWHDLRQKPIDFPFGPYADAFSEQQHKYGPYQHMHP, from the coding sequence ATGTGGCAACCACCAGACAGCACCACGATACCCGCCGGCACAGCGGGCGATATGATCCGTTACGGGCATACACTCATCAGCGAAACGGCGCGCTATCTGGGTCCTAAGGGCAGCGTATTGCAGCTCTCCAACGGTATGAACTGCCAGAACTGCCACCTCGAAGCGGGTACCAAACCATTTGGCAATAACTATAGCCGGGTGGCCAGCGTTTATCCCTTGTTCCGGGCCAGATCCAACAGCCGCGAAACCATTTATAAGCGCATCAGCGACTGTTTTGAACGCAGCCTGAATGGTACTGCACCCGATTCTTCCAGCCGGGAAATGATAGCGATAAAAGCCTATATTGAATGGCTCGGCAGTGAGGTAACAAAAGATACGCCACCCACTGGCGCTGGCATCAAAAAGGTGCCGCTGCTGGCCCGTGCTGCCGACCCCAAGAAAGGCCGGCTGGTCTATCAGCAACAATGCAGCAGCTGCCATGGCGCCGGTGGAGAAGGTCAGCTGCAACCGGATAAAGTAGCTTACCTCTATCCGCCATTATGGGGACCAGCCAGTTACAACGACGGGGCAGGCATCTACCGGCTGTTTAACCTGGCCGGCTATGTGAAATACAACATGCCCTTTGGCGTAGACTACAACAGTGCCCGGCTCTCTGATGAAGAAGCCTGGGATGTAGCCGCCTACATCAATTCCATGCCCCGGCCGCATAAAGACCAGGGCGGCGACTGGCATGACCTCCGGCAAAAACCCATCGATTTTCCTTTTGGTCCCTATGCAGATGCTTTTTCTGAACAACAGCATAAATACGGACCTTATCAACATATGCACCCTTAA
- a CDS encoding DsrE family protein — protein sequence MKKTLLLLCCCCILAAHQAISQQKTKYKAVYQLNSDDDKIIRGTLRNIKNALEDPRLQQKITIELVAHGGGVTVFKKDHPYEELLQDLKARGVILVECENTLKERNIKKEELFPFISYTPSGNGELIIRQQEGWSYVHP from the coding sequence ATGAAAAAAACATTGCTATTGCTTTGCTGTTGTTGTATCCTGGCTGCCCATCAGGCTATCAGCCAGCAAAAGACAAAATACAAAGCAGTCTATCAGCTCAACAGTGACGATGATAAAATCATCCGCGGTACCCTCCGCAATATTAAAAATGCCCTGGAAGATCCGCGCCTGCAGCAAAAGATTACCATTGAACTGGTAGCGCATGGCGGTGGCGTAACTGTATTCAAAAAAGATCATCCCTACGAAGAACTGCTGCAGGACCTGAAAGCACGGGGTGTGATTCTGGTAGAATGTGAGAATACCCTGAAAGAAAGGAACATCAAAAAAGAAGAACTGTTTCCTTTCATCAGTTATACCCCCAGCGGTAACGGCGAATTAATTATCCGCCAGCAGGAAGGCTGGTCTTACGTACACCCATAA
- a CDS encoding molybdate ABC transporter substrate-binding protein, with amino-acid sequence MKKITIWLIASLLSAGALHAQQHRFDPPWNVPPAAGVSFTVPGIDNIPDLYGDIIDPQLVIFFAGNQFMVIDSLITDFKKYYPQYKRVFAETLPPGILAQQILTGSLVTGNLRIDIRPDIYTAGKNRIDQLRDSFSVVKNYAGNTLAIMVQQHNPKQVKGLADLGRSDVRTSMPNPAWEGIGKRIIEAWEKTGGTALTQTIMADKIQKGTTYLTKIHHRETPLRILYDQADAGPVWYTEVYYQQMIGHPVAMVTIPPAENIRASYWAGILKSAPHPQAAKDFMTFLMSTRGQRIYAHFGFTPPEL; translated from the coding sequence ATGAAAAAGATAACCATATGGCTGATAGCATCGCTGCTATCGGCAGGGGCACTACATGCCCAGCAACACCGCTTCGACCCGCCCTGGAACGTGCCACCGGCTGCAGGTGTATCCTTTACCGTACCCGGCATCGATAACATACCAGACCTGTATGGCGACATTATTGATCCGCAGCTGGTGATCTTCTTCGCCGGTAACCAGTTTATGGTCATCGACTCTCTGATCACGGATTTCAAAAAGTATTATCCACAATATAAAAGGGTATTTGCAGAAACGCTGCCACCCGGCATCCTGGCGCAGCAAATACTCACCGGGTCGCTGGTAACCGGCAACCTCCGTATCGACATCAGGCCGGATATTTACACTGCCGGCAAAAACAGGATTGATCAGCTCCGTGATAGCTTCTCCGTAGTAAAAAACTATGCAGGCAATACCCTCGCTATCATGGTACAACAGCACAATCCCAAACAGGTGAAAGGCCTGGCAGACCTGGGACGCAGCGATGTGCGAACCAGCATGCCCAATCCGGCCTGGGAAGGTATTGGCAAACGTATTATAGAGGCCTGGGAAAAAACCGGTGGTACGGCGCTTACGCAAACAATTATGGCAGATAAAATACAAAAAGGCACCACCTACCTGACCAAAATACATCACCGCGAAACTCCGCTCCGGATTTTATATGATCAGGCAGATGCTGGCCCCGTATGGTATACGGAAGTCTATTATCAGCAAATGATCGGACATCCGGTAGCGATGGTAACGATTCCTCCAGCGGAAAATATCCGGGCTTCCTACTGGGCAGGCATCCTGAAATCAGCTCCACATCCACAGGCAGCAAAAGACTTTATGACCTTCCTGATGAGTACCCGCGGGCAACGTATTTATGCTCATTTTGGGTTTACGCCGCCCGAGTTGTAA
- a CDS encoding LysR substrate-binding domain-containing protein, with protein sequence MFDFRLKVFHTVAKRLSFTKAAEELYISQPAVTKHIHELEQQLGMAVFERIGNKIKLTNAGQLVMRHAEIIFTDYRNLEYDINQLKHMQGGLLPIGASTTIAQYLIPPLLAKFNQRYPDVKTSLTNGNTEQIEQALFEKSIQLGIIEGSSKNPLLKYVEFAKDEIVLVGNVKHQYGNGEPLTAADLRTIPLLMREHGSGTLEVITDELKRLKLKITDLNVAMYMGSTESIKSYLHYAPCAAFISLQAVQRELEAGEFTILPVKNFRVVRKLHFTYLQGLQDKLCQLFIRFARQNMTE encoded by the coding sequence ATGTTCGACTTCCGACTCAAAGTATTTCATACTGTCGCCAAACGTCTCAGCTTTACAAAAGCCGCGGAGGAATTATATATTTCGCAGCCGGCTGTAACCAAACATATCCATGAGCTGGAGCAGCAACTGGGCATGGCCGTATTTGAAAGAATCGGCAATAAAATCAAACTTACCAATGCAGGACAACTGGTGATGCGGCACGCAGAAATTATTTTCACAGACTACCGCAACCTGGAGTACGATATTAATCAGTTAAAACATATGCAGGGTGGACTGCTGCCGATAGGCGCCAGCACCACCATTGCCCAATATCTCATACCGCCCCTGCTGGCGAAATTCAACCAACGGTATCCGGATGTGAAAACCTCGCTTACCAATGGCAATACCGAACAGATTGAACAGGCCCTCTTTGAAAAGAGCATCCAGCTGGGCATCATCGAAGGCAGTTCTAAAAATCCGTTGTTGAAGTATGTGGAGTTTGCCAAAGATGAAATTGTATTGGTAGGCAATGTCAAACATCAATATGGCAACGGCGAGCCATTAACAGCAGCTGACCTTCGCACCATTCCGCTGCTGATGCGCGAACATGGTTCCGGCACACTGGAAGTCATTACCGACGAACTGAAACGGCTGAAATTAAAAATTACAGACCTGAATGTAGCCATGTATATGGGCAGTACAGAAAGTATTAAATCTTATCTGCATTACGCACCTTGTGCGGCTTTCATTTCGTTACAGGCCGTACAACGGGAACTCGAAGCCGGTGAATTTACCATTCTGCCAGTAAAGAATTTCCGGGTAGTACGCAAGCTGCACTTCACTTATCTGCAGGGATTACAGGATAAACTGTGTCAGCTGTTTATCCGTTTTGCCAGACAAAATATGACTGAATAA
- a CDS encoding GNAT family N-acetyltransferase: MLPLRTDRLLLYPCRLPLLTEIYLQNPHAAVSLQAVIPPEWPQPELKEQLPHFIEQLQHDPGSFPWMLWIIVSQADNTVLGDIGFKGRPDPEGMVEIGYALLPAYRRQGFMQEAATALINWAFGQPHVEKVVAECHVTNIASMRVLQKLGMRETGRSPEMIYWQILNNV; the protein is encoded by the coding sequence ATGTTACCCCTTAGGACAGATCGACTACTGCTATATCCGTGCAGGTTGCCGCTGCTGACGGAAATCTACCTGCAGAATCCACACGCTGCGGTATCATTGCAGGCAGTTATTCCGCCGGAATGGCCACAACCGGAACTGAAAGAACAGTTACCGCATTTTATTGAACAGCTACAGCATGATCCGGGATCGTTTCCCTGGATGCTGTGGATCATTGTATCACAGGCAGATAATACGGTGTTGGGAGATATCGGATTTAAAGGCCGGCCCGACCCGGAAGGGATGGTAGAAATCGGATACGCCCTGTTGCCGGCTTACCGGCGGCAGGGGTTTATGCAGGAAGCTGCTACGGCACTCATTAACTGGGCCTTCGGGCAGCCACATGTGGAAAAGGTAGTGGCAGAATGCCACGTGACCAACATCGCCTCCATGCGGGTACTGCAGAAACTTGGAATGCGGGAAACCGGGCGCTCTCCGGAAATGATTTACTGGCAGATACTGAATAACGTATAG
- a CDS encoding metal-dependent hydrolase, translated as MNMQHASIQFLGHSSFQITTPEGHVILIDPWFTGNPALPANFVIPAKVDLILVSHGHSDHLDAKLAEVIRSRSPKVIASPIVRWYLLEQGIPDYVFEPMNAGGTLNILDVKITMTNAFHFSQINLPGGKIGYTHAANGFIVWMSDDISVYYSGDTSVFGDMELIGEIYEPDIAILPIGDRFTMGPLEAAFATRLLKVKHVIPCHYGTMPSLTGTPERFKALTADIECLQIHLLQPGEVLDTAAIKLHHR; from the coding sequence ATGAATATGCAGCACGCCAGCATTCAATTCCTGGGGCATTCCAGCTTTCAGATCACCACACCTGAAGGTCATGTGATATTAATAGATCCCTGGTTTACCGGGAATCCGGCACTGCCGGCCAATTTTGTCATACCCGCAAAAGTAGACCTGATTCTTGTTTCCCACGGCCATAGTGATCACCTGGATGCAAAACTGGCGGAAGTAATCCGTTCCAGATCACCAAAGGTGATAGCCAGTCCCATTGTACGTTGGTACCTGTTGGAACAGGGCATACCGGACTACGTTTTTGAGCCGATGAATGCAGGTGGTACCCTTAATATCCTGGATGTTAAAATTACCATGACGAATGCATTCCATTTTTCACAGATCAATCTTCCCGGTGGCAAAATTGGTTATACCCATGCTGCCAATGGTTTTATTGTGTGGATGAGCGACGATATTTCCGTGTATTACTCCGGAGATACCTCTGTATTTGGCGATATGGAACTGATCGGAGAAATTTATGAACCGGATATTGCTATCCTCCCGATTGGCGACCGTTTTACAATGGGACCACTTGAAGCGGCTTTTGCCACCCGATTGCTGAAAGTAAAACATGTCATTCCCTGTCACTATGGTACGATGCCTTCCTTAACAGGTACGCCTGAACGCTTTAAAGCCCTGACGGCAGATATAGAATGCCTGCAGATACATCTGCTGCAGCCGGGAGAGGTGCTGGATACGGCAGCTATAAAGCTGCATCACAGGTAA
- a CDS encoding lipocalin family protein, translating to MKNFSLTALFLAMIAIFGSSCSPKQGVTQDINKASVKGNWELTDIRYEGIPENAKVTVFDEASAKCFVGSRWVLPDNNANGSYTISSTQNGCSPVTQNIVWSLSKQGGVTMFGFKKLLTGVKAKNVADGYRVEVTGAGSVMTWRANLNFENKAAAIIYTLQRR from the coding sequence ATGAAAAATTTTTCATTAACAGCATTATTTCTGGCAATGATAGCCATCTTCGGATCATCCTGTTCTCCCAAACAAGGTGTAACACAGGACATTAATAAAGCCTCCGTAAAAGGCAACTGGGAGTTAACAGATATCCGTTATGAAGGCATTCCGGAAAATGCTAAAGTGACTGTTTTCGATGAAGCATCGGCCAAATGTTTTGTCGGCAGCAGGTGGGTTTTACCGGATAACAATGCTAATGGCTCCTACACTATCTCTTCTACTCAGAATGGTTGCAGCCCGGTTACACAGAATATCGTATGGTCTCTCAGCAAACAAGGAGGCGTTACCATGTTCGGTTTCAAAAAACTGCTGACTGGCGTGAAAGCCAAAAACGTAGCAGATGGTTATAGAGTAGAAGTTACCGGCGCCGGCAGTGTGATGACCTGGAGAGCTAATTTAAACTTCGAGAACAAAGCTGCTGCTATCATCTATACATTACAACGCAGATAG
- a CDS encoding RNA polymerase sigma factor, which produces MGRDLAHISEQVLIERLVIGDPAARELLYDRYAGALYSIVLQLVPIKTRANDVIVRVFTWAFHHIETYETSGYRTLFAWLMRKTRELAIQEALPDTALTGTELMEREDGVLQQFYLILPANEQQIFRLSYFKGLSITAIARLLALPEEQVNDILGAAMKAFRKYLKDTWN; this is translated from the coding sequence TTGGGGAGAGATCTGGCACATATAAGTGAGCAAGTGCTCATTGAGCGACTGGTGATTGGTGATCCCGCAGCGAGGGAGCTGTTATATGACCGGTATGCAGGCGCACTGTACTCAATAGTGTTGCAATTAGTGCCCATCAAAACGAGGGCAAACGATGTAATCGTGCGGGTTTTTACCTGGGCTTTTCATCATATAGAAACGTATGAAACCTCTGGCTACCGTACTTTGTTTGCCTGGTTAATGCGTAAGACAAGGGAACTGGCCATTCAGGAAGCCTTGCCTGATACAGCGCTTACCGGTACGGAGCTGATGGAAAGGGAAGACGGTGTATTACAACAATTTTACCTGATATTGCCGGCCAATGAACAACAGATATTCCGGCTCAGTTATTTCAAAGGATTATCCATTACAGCGATCGCTCGGTTACTGGCTTTGCCGGAAGAGCAGGTAAATGACATCCTGGGAGCTGCTATGAAGGCTTTCAGAAAATACTTAAAAGATACTTGGAACTAA
- a CDS encoding GNAT family N-acetyltransferase, whose amino-acid sequence MAKITALSLLSYRQFATVLEPENWQRMYNSQADESALQALMQISTTTVCEVGEQLVGVIFLVSSGHATDIYPADWAYIRRLGVDPAFRGKGIGHQLTVMAIEQARQNGEKTIGLHTSTMMPDARHIYEKLGFSLMRELDPILGQQYWLYSMPL is encoded by the coding sequence ATGGCAAAGATCACAGCGCTTTCCCTGTTGAGTTATAGACAGTTTGCAACCGTGCTGGAACCGGAAAACTGGCAAAGGATGTATAATAGCCAGGCAGATGAATCAGCATTACAGGCTTTGATGCAAATATCCACCACCACTGTGTGCGAAGTGGGAGAGCAGTTGGTGGGTGTTATTTTTCTGGTATCTTCGGGCCATGCAACGGATATTTATCCGGCTGACTGGGCCTATATCCGGCGATTAGGTGTAGATCCGGCTTTCAGAGGTAAGGGTATCGGCCATCAGCTTACTGTAATGGCGATTGAACAAGCCCGGCAAAATGGAGAAAAAACAATTGGGTTGCATACCAGCACGATGATGCCTGATGCCCGGCATATTTATGAAAAATTGGGATTTAGCCTGATGAGGGAACTGGATCCGATTTTAGGGCAACAGTACTGGCTGTATTCGATGCCGCTGTAG